CACCTTCCGTTCCAGTCCGGCAGCGACCGCATATTAAAACAGATGAACCGTTGCTACACCAGCGAAAAATATCTGGAGCTCGTCCGCTACGCAAAAGAGAAGATTCCCGATCTGTCCCTGACTTCCGATGTGATCGTCGGGTTTCCCGGGGAAACCTACGGGGACTTTCTTGAAACGGTGAACCTGGTGAAGGCGGTGGGTTTCACCTCGCTTTACACCTTCCTGTATTCGCCCCGCGTCGGGACGCGCGCGGCCTCGATGCCCGACCCCGTCCCAAGCGAAGAGAAATCGAAATGGTTCCGCGAGCTGCTGGAAGCGCAGGAAAAAATCGCGGCCGCGCGGTGCGGCTCCACGGTGGGCACGGTCCAGCGCGTCCTGGTGGAGGAGCGCAACCGGAAGACCGGCCTTCTGGCCGGGCGCACGGGCGGGAACATCATCGTGGAATTCGATGGCGCGGACGACCGGATCGGCAGCTTCTGCCGGGTCAGGGTCACCGCCGCGCGAAACTGGATTTTAAAAGGCGTTCTGCTGCCCGAAGCGTAAAAGCGGGCAAAGTTGGAATGATAGTCGAAGGGACCAATGACCGATCCCTTTTTCTATAAGCAGTTTATCATTTGGAAGAGACATTATTTTTTATATTTTTAGGAGGAACCCCTTATGGACGTAATCAGCCTGGCACGGGAACTCGGCAGGGAAATTCAGAAGGACGAAAGATATCTCGCCTTTCAGGCCGCCAAGAAAAACAGCGACGACGACAAAGAACTTCAGTCGAAGATCGCCGACTTCAATCTGAAGCGGATCGCGGTCAGCCGCGAGGGCGAAAAGGCGGATCGCGATGAAAAGCGCATGGAGGAGCTGAACGAAGAGCTTCGGGCCTCCTACAACAGCGTGATGCAGCATCCCAGCATGATGGCGTATAATTCGGCAAGGGATGAAATGGACCGGATGCTTCAGCGCATCAGCTCCATCGTCAATATTTCCGCCGAGGGCGGGGACCCGGAAACCGCGGACTACCACCCGCAGGCTTCCTGCGGAGGAAGCTGCGCCGGCTGTGCCGGATGCCGCTGACCGGCGGGAAATCCAAAACAGGGAGA
This window of the Ruminococcaceae bacterium BL-6 genome carries:
- a CDS encoding YlbF family regulator; its protein translation is MDVISLARELGREIQKDERYLAFQAAKKNSDDDKELQSKIADFNLKRIAVSREGEKADRDEKRMEELNEELRASYNSVMQHPSMMAYNSARDEMDRMLQRISSIVNISAEGGDPETADYHPQASCGGSCAGCAGCR